The Corvus cornix cornix isolate S_Up_H32 chromosome 8, ASM73873v5, whole genome shotgun sequence sequence ACTGGGCAATCACctaattagaaacaaaaaacagtaTAAACAATGAgcctcaaacaaacaaacaaaaaaccccagtaaaaCTCACTAGTTCTGCACTTActtattccttctttttgtgAAACACTGAACACGGTAAAATGAACAGTTCAACTCTCACATATTTTCATGTGTAGCCCATAAAGTGGGAATTTCAGGGCTCTAGGACTAAAAAAACCGTTCTTGGTGCTCTCCCATTATCAAAGTTCCCGTAAACtccatgaaaatatttagcatCCACATAGTTCCATAAATATGTACCATATTTAGAAGGGTTGTGTTGTGATTTaacccagctgaaaccaggacagatTGAGATCTTCAAGTAAACAAATTTCAGAAGTgcagagaacatttttattgctaATAAACAATctaacaaggaaaaataaaagaacaaaggcagcagctttcagaaagaACCTAATGGAAGGAGGGATGTCTGCCAATTTCAAATCAATAAAAAGGCAGGGAGACATCCCAAATGTACACAGCAAattaaaagcaggaagagaaaattacaaaaagCAACATCCTAGGATAAAAGGatggaaacaaaaggaatttGAGGAGCCTGAACTTCAAAGAGTGAAGATATGGGTAattacatgggaaaaaaaaggattcagATGCAGAATCAAATTATGGTAAAGTAAAGGAGTGGCTCAGTGAGGAAATGCTGTGGTCAAGTAACCAGAATTGAAGAGAAACTTTTTGGGTAAACTAATGGAGAAGAGACAGGATGAGAATTACAGAGATAAATTTCATGGAGTAAGAAATGGCAGCCTCAGGTCTGGAAACAGCACACTGCCAACCTTGAGTGAGTCATGATCACCCCTTGTGAGATTGGAGAATAAAATGGcctaaaaagaaaacccacctTTCTAGTGTCTTGAGGTAGAATGATCCCATCATCCCAGACTCTGGAAGAGGAGTAAAAGGCACTGCTTTCTTCCTCTAGCCTGGAGAGGGCAGAGAATAGAACAGGCTTAAAAGCACAATAAAAACAGTagagcagtgaaaaaaacctacaGATGAAACAGGCAAATACCTCCATCTGAAGAGAATGGGCAGTACTGCTGTTAAAATGAATCAGAAACCAGCAAATAACAGAGCTGCCCATTCTGCAGTAATGGGAAGATCCTAACAGAAAGACATAGAATTACACGgaaatttaaagtatttttccagTAGATTCATGTTTGCTTCATTAGTCTGGGATGTGTTGCTCTGTAAGATGAACAAAAGTGGGTAATCTAACAATGAAATTCCTGTAAGGTTTATATTGCATGTCCTTACTTTGCCTTCAGCTGTTTCAGCTCTAATTCCTCTCCTGTCCAGGCCCCAGCTGGTGGGACTGTGGGGAAATGTCGAGAATCCACAAGAGCAACTCTTGCATTGGGCCAGAGGAACAGAAAGTTTGGACTGAATGATCTCCCAcactacaagaaaaaaacccaaagaacgGCACAAACTCACTGAGATGAATCATAAAAGGGTGTCTGTGGGATGGCACAGCCAAGGGCAGGGCAGAATGGAACACAGGTGGATTTGTAAAGCATTAATGACACAGCTCCTGGCTCAGCACAGACACCCTGTGCTAGGAACCACCACCCTCCCCACTGCCTTCAGTAGtgctattttaatatttaattttgaattctcAGCACTTCCATGTTTAATTCTTCCATGATTACTTTTCAGCAATCACATATCGTGTTGCACTTCTTACTTAAATATTAGTTCAGAGCTCGAGTTACCCAGCTGTGTTTTAGAAATGCAGTGACACTTGAGCAGTGTGACAGGTGTGTCCCCAAGCCCCGGGCTGGTGCCACCCGTACCATGACGTAGCTGTCACTCCCAAAACAGCCTCCAATGACAATGGTTAttttgggaacagcagcacaggcaacTGCAGCCATCATGGAAGCCTGGGCTTTCAGCCTGTTGGAATGAGCCTCTGCCTGGAATGAAAATAGGTTATTTTAGATCCTTTAAGACTTTATTCTAGATTCCCTCCACTCCCACCAAACTTGTATTTCtaaatcattcattttttttacaattctgCAGAAACAGATCTGGAATCTAATGGATGTTTTACTCTCCCTAGTCCAGGACAAAACCTACTGAGCTTTACTGCCTTCAcgttaaaaagagaaatagccAATTTTCGGGAGTGCAGAGTTATCAGAGGAATCAATAAGCTGTATTTCAATGTCAAAAGCATTCCAAATTCCAAGTTTTCCAGCCTGCCTTGCTAACTGAAGAGTATCACTTTATATCAGCATCCAGGCCTGCTTAAAATTCAAATCAGAATGTTCTTAAATCTTAGCAAATTCATAATCTTAGCAATCATTAGCAAAGACATTACGAAGCTTCAGTggttgaaaaattattttcctaacagttaataaatttttaaaagcacaacaAGAACTAGAAGTtgcttgaaatatattttaatacacTTGCCATACCTGTGAGATGCTTGCAGGCCCTGCTGGCTGCGGAGCAGTGTTTTGGAGGAAGAGGATGGGAATTCCCCTCTGGCCACAGAGCTGGACAAAGTGGCTGCCCTTGAGAGCAGCATCGTGAGCCAGCTCCCCATTGTTGGCCACTATCCCCACCAAGTGCCTACAGAACAAACATGGACAGTTGGACTCATGATctgagaggtcttttccaaccttaacaattccatgattctcccTTTTGAACCCTAGAGATGATTGGAATGGTGTAAAACCTGCTGAGGACACAAAAGCTGTTGAGAAATGCATGCCCATCCATTTGGATGGTGACTGTTCCCAGCCATACCCTTCCACATGGCCAAATCCTGTCACTAATGTTGTTCCATAAGCAGCCTTGAATTCCTGCAATCTGCTTCCATCCACCAGACGGCTCAGAATCTGCAAAGGAATAGACAGAGTTTACTagagaaaaggaagtgaaaataGGAGAGTTCTGCTAAAAGAAATGCTCTGTTCAAATAGTAGCAGACCTGAGTTATGCAAGAGGAGCACAGAGGGTCTTTGGGTGACTTGCTAAATACTCAATATGCACCATAAAACCATCCAATTTGTGTTTGGTTTAATTACcaactgtgtatttttaagaCAAAGGCCAACTCCAAAATCATTTTAGTTTTACAAAGCACAGTTGTTCCTGtgcataaaaatgtaaaaaagcaaaaaccaactCCCAGTGTGCGCAGATTTTGTGCAAGAAATGCTTGGTTCATATGGCTCATGCTTTCTTCCAACACAGttaaaagctgctttcaaaGCTTTCTACAGTCAATTCCCTCAAGTGCAGGGATTTACCACTGGAAAAGATACTGGATTCACATCCTTGGAGACTAAATCTCACGTAGAACACAATGAAAACAGTGTGGGCAGCTCTGCATGTCTCTGCTTAAGCGTTAGCACGTGTCCCAGCCTCAAACAAGTTTATTTTGAGCTGTGTTGTTTTTCAGTCAGTAATTCCACCATTTCTTTTACAAGACACAATCTTGAATACTtggaaaaagccaaaaaggcaggggaagagaaaaCCAGATATTAACAGGGTATATGTTCCCAAGGCAGCCAACACAGTGCAAGACATGCTGACATAAAGTATCTCAAAAGTGCATGGAAAAAGATGGGCAGCACTGGCACAATCTGGGGTTATTTTATCTCCAACAGGATTTCAggttaaatattttctatagtCCCACAAAACAGTTGCCACCCTGCTTAGTTGCAGGCTTAAGACAGGTTGGCAACAGATGAGGTAATAATTCAGAATAAcacctggagctgtgggatagatcagagggaaggatggaggaaTGAAATCCCTTACCAGTTTGACAGGAAGAGTACAGCCATAATCCAGTGgtgccagccccaggagctCCTCAGGGCTGTACAGGGGACTGTCATGATCCCTGTCCTCCTCTGGCACTGGCTCACAGTTTAAGGTGGAGACAACATTACGAATGCACTCATAGGCCTCCTCTTCTGAGGGTGCAAAATGGTCAGTGCAGCCACTGACTCTAGGAGAGAGAGACATTAATTAGCATTGAATTAATGAGTTCTGAATTCTGAGAGAAATTCCAAACCCTAGGAAAAAAGCTGAGACTCTCCAAATGCCCTGTGGAAATACTGTGTGATTTGGTTCTGTATGAATGAGCTGAAGTCCTTCCCTGTGACTTGTGTTAAtcttttcttaaagaaacacctttgaatttattttcatgatgCTGGTGTTGCAAACAACATCAAAAATGGAGATCAGGAGAACAAACTTCAGGAATTGTTTCAAAATAAGTGGTTGCAGCCAAGATATAAAGACAGGAATGTATTCCATGTAGCATAGCTGGGTTAGCTATGTGTATTCTggaaaacacttggaaaagaGGAGATAGCATCACTCTTCTGTAACTGCTCCCTGTGAGGCACAGGGGAAATGACTTGCCTGAAGTTGTTCAAAAAGTATGTGGAATAACAGAGATCCAAATCCAACTTGTCCAGTCCCTGCCTCACCCCACAAATAACctaattttactttcatttgaCCGATTTAACCCAAACCCCTGAACCCAAGAAGGCAAACCAGTGTAACCACAGGTTCCACTCTTAGCCCTGATCTGAAATGCCAGTGCCACATTCCTTTAAAGCCGAGCATGCCAAATTCTCTCCCTATTTTTGAGAATATTCCACATACTGTGAGTGAAGCCTGGCTCCTCCAAGGTCCTCAGGAGAGACATCTTCCCCTGTAGCAGCTTTCACCAGGGGTGGCCCAGCAAGGAACAGTGTCCCAGTTTTATCTATGATCACAGATTCCTCAGCCATGGTGGGCACGTAGGCACCTCCAGCCACACAGGAGCCACACACCACGGCCACCTGAGGGGACACAAACCACAGCCATGCTGGAGAGGggacaggaaaagcaaaaaccaaagcCCAAAGttgtttcagaaatgcagaaagtgCTAAATCCCAGCTTGGAGGACAAACCAGAGACAGAAATACCAGCAGGAGCAAGATTTACGACCCATTTGTACCTTTCCCACACCCCCTTGCACTCCCCATGCCACAGTACCTGAGGGATTCCCACGGCAGACATGATTGCCTCGTTGTAGAAAATCCTGCCACCGTGCAGCTTGTCAGGAAACAGCTCTGACTGAgggacagggaaaagaaaaagggatctttaatattaaatacaagAGCTGATGGTTCCTCTTCACTCCATTCATTCCCAAACGCACCAAAAGTGACAGTGGGAAGGTCGCCATTAATAATCACTCCCAAACCTTTCATATATACCATTCATTATGGTATTTATTCCTTTATACATTGTCAAATGCCCCCAAAATACCCATGTGCTTTGAAAGCAGAGGTTAAATCTTGTGATTTTTTCTGAAACCAATATATTCTACACAAACTGACTGTAAATGTAGAGAAGGGAAGGGTAGTGGTTCTACTTTATCTGTGAAATGCCTTCagcactttccttttttcttagttttggATACAATTCCAGGTAAAAACTTTTCCTGTGTGCTTGCCCTCAGTGTGCAGAGAGAACAACTACAGTCTCCATGAGAGGATGATCTCTGCATTTTGCAAAAGATCCTGTTCAAATTCTTACTTTGCAGTCAGAATTGCAAAAACTCCGCTTTTAAAGGCCACAGAGCTCAGTGCATCACTGGCACAAACAGGacaataaaatacagaatacttTAAGGATTGTGAAGTGAAAATAGACACCTCACACCATGTTCTCATTTACTAAAGACACAAAGGCAGTTCAGCACACTCACTGGAGTTTCTGATCTCTGATTAGGCGGGAGATGCAAGATTAGCCCAAGTGATGAAATAAATACTGatgttttctgctctgcagaggtgcCAGCAGTACCTGCAGGGGTAGGAAGGCTCCCCCACTGTCCACGAGGTGCACAGACAGCAGCCTGTTCTCCATGGCAATTTCCTGGGCTCTTAATTGTTTTTTCACTCCAATTGGGTAAATTGTTCCTCCTTTCACAGTGGCATCACTTGCAATGAAGACACACCAGACCCCACAGATTTTGCCAATTCCTGAAAGTGGTACCACAGATATTTATCAGGACTCTCTAAAATAACAGACAAAACAAGGGGGGCAAATATTTTCAGGAgtttttttcagtaatgctACATCAAGAAGCTCcaaattaaattgaaaatatcACACAGGGAAGAAATCTACCCTCTTCTCTGGAATAACAgtattgtaaaaaaataatctaaattacAGAAGACAGAACCTCAAATAAATTTACTTGCTTCTGGTGACaatgtaacaaaaaaattacactgtgACTCCCAACCCTTGAGATAAAGGGGAAGCAATTAAAAACTACccctataaaactgaaaaatacaacaatcagtgataaaaaaaagttttcatacTGTTCTTCTAGCTACTTTTTAAACTGGAACCACTCTTCGAAATGCAATTTCACTGATATTGAATGAAATTGAATTTCATTGAATTtcaatgaaatttcattttgaagagcTGTTCCAGTTTAAAGAGACAATGTTTGAATAGAAAATGCAATTGTCTACGATTTGAAAAACCCTTCAAAATGTATGTCACAGCTCCTGTTTCTCACCATAACTTTGTCCCCTCTCCTTTAAGAGGCAATAGCTGATTTGACACGTCACCCTACATTTATTGAGATGAAAATCAGTAGCTGGTAAATAGAATAAATTACTAAATctagaagaaatgaaagagattttttttaaaggtttcacCCAGATTTCCCAGAATAACAATACAGCAGTGGCTGAACTCTTCCCTGTTGGGAATAAGAACTGGATAAAACTAGTGTTCACTTTTCCTAGGAAAGCACTTAAGATACTAAAATATCCCATTAACCTTATTCCATGCatcctttttcctccccttttcctttcccagtccCCCCAGCATTCCATTGCCAGGCATTACCAGTGAGGCAGCCGGCAGCAGGGACATCCCCGTAGGGCATGTCCAGCCCTGCCAGCGGGGACAGCTCCAGGAAATCCCCATCATCCAGGAGCAGCCTCAGGCGCTCCCGCACGAACAGCTTCTTGTTGCGCTGCGTGTGCCGCAGGACGGCgttttctccccctcctttctTCACCCTCTCCAGCAGTTCCGAGTATCTGATGGAAAAAACCAAGTTTCGGTTCATGGGAACAAAGAGCTGTGGGGTGCGGTCACACGCTGGAGGGGACGGATGACTTCCAGAGGGACCCGGACAGGTGGAGAGGTGGGGCTGGAAGAACctcaacaaggcca is a genomic window containing:
- the LOC104695493 gene encoding methylcrotonoyl-CoA carboxylase beta chain, mitochondrial-like isoform X1 → MAQDTRDRGHTWQGPWRAQDTGGGPPRGAARRGRPRTGRALGAMWSPAPLCALGRRRPGPSAPLQPLTRLLQREYGEQPPTRLLQREYRELPLPRQGWGRTHHLPPRRFVSNKPKSRRHPKTFPVLDGRVPAVYRHVFEANLRNSEAVINRYSELLERVKKGGGENAVLRHTQRNKKLFVRERLRLLLDDGDFLELSPLAGLDMPYGDVPAAGCLTGIGKICGVWCVFIASDATVKGGTIYPIGVKKQLRAQEIAMENRLLSVHLVDSGGAFLPLQSELFPDKLHGGRIFYNEAIMSAVGIPQVAVVCGSCVAGGAYVPTMAEESVIIDKTGTLFLAGPPLVKAATGEDVSPEDLGGARLHSQVSGCTDHFAPSEEEAYECIRNVVSTLNCEPVPEEDRDHDSPLYSPEELLGLAPLDYGCTLPVKLILSRLVDGSRLQEFKAAYGTTLVTGFGHVEGHLVGIVANNGELAHDAALKGSHFVQLCGQRGIPILFLQNTAPQPAGPASISQAEAHSNRLKAQASMMAAVACAAVPKITIVIGGCFGSDSYVMCGRSFSPNFLFLWPNARVALVDSRHFPTVPPAGAWTGEELELKQLKAKLEEESSAFYSSSRVWDDGIILPQDTRKVIAQCLEIMEQKKSQAVSPCSYPIIRM
- the LOC104695493 gene encoding methylcrotonoyl-CoA carboxylase beta chain, mitochondrial-like isoform X2 is translated as MWSPAPLCALGRRRPGPSAPLQPLTRLLQREYGEQPPTRLLQREYRELPLPRQGWGRTHHLPPRRFVSNKPKSRRHPKTFPVLDGRVPAVYRHVFEANLRNSEAVINRYSELLERVKKGGGENAVLRHTQRNKKLFVRERLRLLLDDGDFLELSPLAGLDMPYGDVPAAGCLTGIGKICGVWCVFIASDATVKGGTIYPIGVKKQLRAQEIAMENRLLSVHLVDSGGAFLPLQSELFPDKLHGGRIFYNEAIMSAVGIPQVAVVCGSCVAGGAYVPTMAEESVIIDKTGTLFLAGPPLVKAATGEDVSPEDLGGARLHSQVSGCTDHFAPSEEEAYECIRNVVSTLNCEPVPEEDRDHDSPLYSPEELLGLAPLDYGCTLPVKLILSRLVDGSRLQEFKAAYGTTLVTGFGHVEGHLVGIVANNGELAHDAALKGSHFVQLCGQRGIPILFLQNTAPQPAGPASISQAEAHSNRLKAQASMMAAVACAAVPKITIVIGGCFGSDSYVMCGRSFSPNFLFLWPNARVALVDSRHFPTVPPAGAWTGEELELKQLKAKLEEESSAFYSSSRVWDDGIILPQDTRKVIAQCLEIMEQKKSQAVSPCSYPIIRM